The following coding sequences lie in one Rutidosis leptorrhynchoides isolate AG116_Rl617_1_P2 chromosome 6, CSIRO_AGI_Rlap_v1, whole genome shotgun sequence genomic window:
- the LOC139853959 gene encoding probable glutathione S-transferase yields MFLLEEVHKGIKYEIIKEDLKNKSVDLLKYNPVHKQVPVLVHNGKPVSESLVIVEYIDDVWKGVPILPQDPYEKAVVRFWAKFIDDTCIPATFKVFGNIGDEQVLAEAYAKLQILENELINKGKQFFGGDNINAIDIAATYIAYWLGMIEEIIEIKIVTQEKFPKITEWADNFIQCPIVKEVLPPKMLIPKEEIVGYFKNRFGKA; encoded by the exons ATGTTTCTGCTGGAGGAAGTCCATAAAGGAATCAAGTATGAAATCATCAAAGAAGATTTGAAAAATAAGAGTGTTGACCTTTTGAAGTATAATCCTGTTCATAAGCAAGTACCAGTTTTAGTACATAACGGAAAACCTGTCTCTGAGTCTCTAGTGATCGTTGAGTACATTGATGATGTTTGGAAAGGGGTTCCGATTTTACCTCAGGATCCTTATGAGAAGGCTGTTGTTCGATTTTGGGCCAAATTCATCGATGATACG TGTATTCCTGCAACATTCAAGGTCTTTGGTAACATTGGAGATGAACAGGTTCTCGCAGAAGCTTATGCGAAACTGCAAATTTTAGAAAATGAACTGATAAACAAAGGTAAGCAGTTCTTTGGAGGTGACAATATTAATGCAATTGATATAGCAGCTACTTACATTGCCTACTGGCTTGGAATGATTGAAGAAATAATCGAAATAAAGATCGTTACACAAGAAAAATTCCCAAAAATAACTGAATGGGCTGATAACTTCATTCAGTGTCCAATAGTCAAAGAAGTCTTACCTCCGAAAATGTTAATTCCAAAAGAAGAAATCGTTGGGTATTTTAAGAATCGGTTTGGTAAGGCATAA